The following are encoded together in the Tripterygium wilfordii isolate XIE 37 chromosome 18, ASM1340144v1, whole genome shotgun sequence genome:
- the LOC119983552 gene encoding wall-associated receptor kinase 3-like: protein MTTQLVSLICVLLMWQIGVTAQAPQSPPMANPGCPAKCGNITIPFPFGIGAGCSFSNWFDIDCNNNHKPFLRSSGLEVLSISAQESSMRVNHPIFSTCQVNTTTFASVELGDPFAFNTTVNRFTGVGCNNLISMSSYWDESIVAGCVSMCENYEYPLSTSSCLGVNCCQTGIPQLLKAFNVTLSTMSNNSKRGACRYAFLVDQQSIDSSTSNILEIVHNMTHVPVVLDWGITSNFPPGINETIPSYNNSNAKCTNTLSKQIPTLTLVQCRCNDGYQGNPYLHEGCQGKLVLSRSS from the coding sequence ATGACTACACAATTGGTTTCTCTgatatgtgttttgttaatgtggcAAATTGGGGTAACGGCACAAGCACCGCAATCTCCTCCTATGGCAAATCCTGGTTGTCCAGCAAAATGTGGAAACATCACCATACCATTTCCTTTTGGCATTGGAGCAGGTTGTTCATTCAGCAACTGGTTCGACATCGATTGCAACAACAACCACAAGCCTTTCTTAAGGAGCAGTGGCCTGGAAGTTCTCAGTATTTCAGCGCAAGAAAGCAGCATGCGTGTAAATCATCCAATATTTTCCACTTGCCAAGTTAACACCACTACTTTCGCAAGTGTAGAATTGGGAGACCCTTTCGCGTTCAACACCACTGTTAATAGATTCACCGGAGTGGGTTGCAACAACTTAATTTCCATGTCGTCGTACTGGGATGAATCTATTGTTGCAGGTTGCGTGTCAATGTGCGAAAATTATGAATATCCGCTGAGTACTTCTAGTTGTTTAGGCGTCAACTGCTGCCAGACCGGAATCCCTCAATTACTCAAGGCGTTTAATGTTACTTTGTCTACAATGAGCAACAACTCTAAGCGAGGTGCTTGCAGATATGCTTTTCTGGTAGACCAGCAATCGATTGACTCCTCCACATCTAATATTTTGGAAATAGTTCATAACATGACACACGTTCCAGTGGTTCTAGATTGGGGGATAACTTCGAATTTTCCGCCAGGAATAAACGAAACGATTCCAAGTTATAATAATTCAAACGCCAAATGCACCAACACTCTCAGCAAACAAATTCCTACTTTAACGCTCGTTCAATGTCGCTGCAATGACGGCTATCAGGGAAATCCCTATCTTCACGAAGGATGTCAAGGTAAACTAGTTCTCTCTCGCTCAAGCTGA